The Musa acuminata AAA Group cultivar baxijiao chromosome BXJ3-6, Cavendish_Baxijiao_AAA, whole genome shotgun sequence region CTGTGGAGCAGTAGTTCAGTGGAAGCATGAACCAAACCTTTGAGAAATTGCCATGTAATAATTTCTTTATCCACATTGGTGATCTGATACCAATGAGACCAAAACTCCAATTTGTTTGCTTAATGCAAATTCATTGTTTGCAACTTAAGTACTTTTATGTGTTAACAGAAAATCAAAATTCAGGAGATCCACGTAACTCATGCATAATCTACACGGAAGTCTATTAGTTGATAAACTCCTATGAACACTAAAGGTCCTTGTAAGTCAATTTTCAAATCAAACTAGATGTCCAAGGATTTTGCAAAATATCCATTTTTGCATGGTGTAAACTTTAAAATGCTTCACCAATAGACAATTTTTTTATACAAGTCTATATAGCATTATccctgattttttatctttctttgcTTCTTGGATCCACCATATTCTAGAGTTATGCATTATTGACTTCTCATCATTAATAAATGCATTGCCTTTCAACAAACACCCTTCTAAAAATGTTTCAGAATCAAGTATTTATAAGCATTCTACACTAACTTCACCAAGCACCACTGTTCATCCCCTTATGGAGACTACTTGATACATTCCCAGAAGTACATCTACATCTCAGATATGGAAGCTCATTACTAGTGCATCCCCAGATTTTTCCTGGATAACAGCAAATTAACAATGCTATCTGATTCCTACTCAGCAAAGAGTTCTATCAATCAAATAATGGCAAAaataaggaaataaagaaatggaaaaaaaatttgGGCATCATCTCTCGATGTAACCAGAGATGTCCAAAACAAGTTACACACATCAATAATCCACCTTTATGGCATAATAAAATAGCatgtcaataaaaaaaaatatttacatatgTACACAATACATGAATAAGTCACATAAGAGACAGAAACAAATCATATTTAATATTTCTCTATCCAAAAGAATTTTCAGAAAAATGTTAGAGAGGTGCAGAATAGGAAATGAAAGGCTAAAGAACATATATAGTGTATAAATATGCAAGTGTAATTGTTAATTCTGCTATCAAGTAAATAGCTAACTTACCAGGAAAAAGATGTATGAGAACACTGACAAGCTTGTCAAGTGAACTAAACACCAGGCTATTACGCCAGACAATTAATGCCCAAGCAAGTGGCCCCTAAATAAGGTCAGATATTAGCTACTTAGATTTTATACATGTTCCATAAAGTTCCAGGGATAAGTTCTTACTTCAGCAAATGAGAAGCAAACCATAAAAAGCTTTTCATTCTTTGGAAAGAAGAGTAGCATTACTAGGAAGAATGTATTTGCATAGTAGCAGAAATCCTGTAAAAACATAAGGACTTGTTAGTATATTGAAATAAAAAGTTAGTAGTGCACAATATTACATGGAAGTAGAAAGGTTGGATATTGCAGTAAATATGTCTCAAAAACAAACACAACATTCTGACAAACTGGAAAAATAATAGTAAGcagtaaagcaaaaaaaaaaagagatagataACCATCCATCAGAAACCAACATGCAAAGAAGATAAATGGAAATTACATTCTACAGACAGAAAATACCAACCAAGCAATTAGAAATTTATTTGTTATAAATCTGTGATGCACAAAGTTTGAAAATCTAAGGTATAAACTATGGGCTGTCTTTTCCCTTTTTCAGTAAAGAGTTGTTATAGCTCTTGAGAGGGACAGCCAGCATAAAGTCTCATCTTTACAAGTTCAAACTAGTTAACTTATATTCCACAAAttgttaccaaaaaaaaaaaaggctaaagCAAGCAGAAAAATTGTCTGGCTTTCCTAACCATGACTTAACACTTTGATCCTTGAATGGTAACCATTTCTGACAAACCATAGTATCATGCTGATCTTACTTGTAAGTACAATGTCTCCCAAGTATGAGGACTCCTCATAATGTTCACTTATGTTGCTAAGCAACATCAGCAAAGCAGTCAGCTAAGGCCTTGCGATGCCCCAGAATGAGAGAATTACGATTTGAAAGCCACAAGTCTTCAAACATGCTTAGGCAGAACTTTGACAAACCATACAACCATGCAGATCTCACTTCTAAGTTCAATGTTTCCTCCTAATGATCACCTATATTGCAAGGCAACACAAGTAAAGGAGTCAACCAGGGCCTCGTGATGCCTCCAGAACGAGACAATTTACCAGTTTGAAGGCCACTAGTCATGAAACACTCACAGATGGTAACCATTTTGACAAACCATAAAACCATGCTGATCTTACTTGTAAGTATGAAGTCTCGTCCTATTTCACTTATTTCTTGCAAAGCAACATAAGTGATTGgattttaaaaaaaaacataggtGGTTGAATCAGCTAGGGCCTCGTAATGCCCCACAATGAGACTATTTACCAGTTTGAAGGCCACAAATCTTCATACATTGCAATCATTCATGTCATAAGCCATGATTTATCCTGAGCTCAGGATAGGTTGCAGACTTCAATCACAGAAGACGTTTGAGAAAGCAAAAGAAACCCACTTGTATGAtcaaactttacaatgtcatcttTGCTGTTGCATATTAGTCAGGTATGTGGACAAAAATATAGTAAATAAATAGGATAAGTTGACCAATTATAAAGATTTATGCATATAAGATACTTCAACTTTACTTTGCAGCCAAAAACTTTATGGATGCTTTAAAGACTTTCCTGCAGGTATACTTCAATGACGCATAGGTATTCTACTCGAGCATTTTAACAGCCAATTATGACACCAGAAGATACAGAACTATAATACAGTTCTGACTTCTATGTCTGTCACAAAAAGGACATACCTGATAGAGCCCAAATACCAAAGTCTGAATAGTTGCGCCAattcaaaaagaagaaacaaaaaactcATGCTCATTGTTCTAAGCTCCTTAACCCAGAAGATTAGAAGATCTGAACCAACGTTTTTACACCAAAAAAATATTAACACTTTTAATGAACTATGGGGCCTTCCAGATGCAGAAAACTAAAAGAAAATGTAATAATCTATTCTAAGTGTTATCAGTAGACAGCACAATAGTTGCTTACAGGATGAAAAATACTTGAGCAAAAATATAAATGCATAACTTTCTATTTAAGGATGGTCACGGGTGCACTGTATACCATTAACAGATATGTTGTTTCATCTTTTTACCCATCTGACATGGGAGCCATCTATCATGGGCCACCTTATTCGAAATGAGACACCTCTCTTCCAACAACTCAACAGGGAACCTCTTTGCATGTCATATTCCATTGATTTTAATCTAGCTTGTTTGATCTTTCACTTCTCTTGTTCAATCAACGTCAACGTCCACTTCTCTGACAAAGATATGTAGCTAAATGATATTGACCTACTGTAAGATTCTAAAATATAAAAGGTTGTTGATTCATAAAGATATCCAAATGATGCAGGTAAAGGCTCACATTGAAATAGtgtatttagagaaaaaaaaaagtaatattaAGCACAGTTATGATTCCCACATGATTTTTAGATCTCAGTGAAAGTATGCCAGAGGGGGATGACAATAAATCAAGAAAAGAAGATTCctacaaaatttaaaaactattgacaatttatttaataaaatctaCACTGATTAACTTCTTCTGAAGTGTCATGGTTTGTTGTCAAGCATTTTCTGGGTTAATGTATCGAACAAGTATTGCCTTATATCAAAGAAGTTAAAACAGACTAATTATTACGTCTAGCAAATCCGTACTAAGTCAACATCACAATTCAGGCTAACGTTTTCAGATAACACAACAACGTTCGTCATTGTAAAGAATGGAAGATTGACCAAAGTTCCAAGGATCACAGAATGTGTTCTCACCAGGAGGTAATAGTGCCATTTCTTGTACCGATAGTATATCCAACGAAGAGGAACGAACGTGACATAGAAGAAGCAATACACGTAGGGAACATCTTGTGGCCCTAATTGAAAAAAGAAGAACATATCTAAATCGTGGAACCTATATTCACAATCATCAAATTTTTTATAGACGCCAAATCTTTCACCAAACGAGAGAACATGAAACCGATAACAACTTACTAGCGCCCAAAATATAACAAAAAGCACCAAATCCAAGAACCCCCAACAGATGAGTCACCTGGGTATCAAAAAGAACCAAATAAGGGCTAAAGATCCAAACTTTTAGTACAACAAAGAGTGAAACACATCTGCTCAACCGAAGTACCTTGAATATGATACGCTCATGTTCCTCGGCTTGTTTAGCAATCTTCACGGCTTGCTTTGACAAGATCTCCTTCGTCTGCGCCGCTTGCTTCGACAGGATCTCCTTCGTCTGGACCACTCTCTGATCAACAACAATCGAACCAAAATGGAACCCATAGCAAGAGCCAAAAATAGATGAAACAACGCACCAATATGCATGATAAACTGAAGCATATGTGCATACCTTGGATTGATCCGCGATTCGATGCCGCACCTTCTGGAACGCCTCTCCTTCATCGGACCCTGTCTCACCTTCTCCCATCCCCTGTACTGCTACTCTTCGTCTACCAAATATTAAACGGTCTACTGTtcgtctagagagagagagagatggtgagGAGGCTGGGAAGGGGGAAGGGTTGTGAGAGACGAAGTCTCGAGGGCAAGACGCGACTCTCTTCTTGCCCCGGTATTTGGCAGTCCTATGGACCCCCACGAAACCGACGCTAAAGGACACCCAAATGAATCTAGACCGTCGGTTCTGACACAAAGATGGTCGGACCTGACCATCTTTCAGTAATAATTGATTATTTGAGTGTCTTTTCTGGCCATTTTTTGTCGCTGTGTGAAGCACTGTCTAATTTCTCGGAAGCGATGAGCAATAATTTTCCTACTAAGTTTAGATTACCCACCAATCTACCTTCCTCATAATTGACTGACTTGCGGGCATCCACGTGCAACTCACTCCACGTATCTGTTCACGACTCCAATCACAAGGAAGGTAGCTGAAGACGGTGTATGTAGACGAGTAAGTAAAGCATTGAGGCGGTAGTTCAGCCACGGAGGACATCCGTCACCCGATTATAAATTATGATGATGTTACAACGGCTAGCTGTTAAGAACGGCATCAAACTGTTGTAACAAAACGTTATAAGCGGAAACACCATATTATTTTATGCGATATTTACCAATGCCGAAATTAGGGAAGTCACTTTCAATTCAATTGGTGGTACAGTGATAATCGCTGTAAGAGCAATTTAATTGATTCATTAAAGGATAATGAACCAAttctaaaaaaaatctttaaatttaAGAATTTCTTAAATAGTACTCCGACTTTAAAATGTTTTCatcgaatattttttaaaatgattattCTATCCCTATTGATCACTATCCACCGTGTCACTAATCGTCTCTTTCGATGGTCCTTTCGTGATCAATGAAGGTTATCGGTCTTGCGAACCACTCTTTTTATAGTTGCCGATTAACAACGATGAAGAAGTTTTACAAAGGCTATGGATAAAGTTAAGCTACCCCTTTCCTTTTATGTCTATGGTCGAGACGCTGGGGTGAGGGCTGAAAGTGATAATGACTTTGTAGCGATGATAGACGTCGTGAAGGTTGTGCCTCTATCACTAGGCCTAATGGGAAGGAGTTGCTAAAAAATATGAGTGAATGGTGAGTGGAGGCGATGACAATGGTTCCAATAAAAGCAAAAGTAAAATGATCTTTTCACGTGATTAGGGGTActttatcaaaaaattttaaaattgtgaTGCTTTGtaagaagattttttttaaaaaaattcattgtaaaataattttttttattaatttaaggaTATTATACTTATGGTAATAAGTTGTAACATGAAAATATATactcacaaaaaataaaaaaaataaaaaatcaaattcaTTTAATATTTATCTCTACATGgatgaaaatttatatataaaaaatataataaatagaaaaggattatttttaaaattaaatcaagattattatctttctttaaaataatatatatttgattttatatgattgtaatatattttattcttatatCTATATCTAGAGATCATAACATTATAATATATCAATGAAAAATGGATCAACAAGCTCTTTCAAACCTGTGTGAGAGTGGTGTAAAGCTAATGTTTCAAATCTTATCGTCTGTCTAAATAGATACGTTTAGAGTACGaggtgataggggtaataatggcgacatgacataTCATGACGTCGGCCCCACCTGGACGCCACTCTATCCGAGaaggagggcaataatgctgactcgacatATGCTGACGTcgtccgctctcagacaacgacttcgtcGTCTGAGCCCGCGCACTTGACCaaggcagaggaggacgacgaccgaagctcgcccataccctgcggcagttcggttctccacacAACGTCTATAGCAACATCAgatgccatcagaggtacgaccctgccccCCGCGGGcaagcacatcaggtaacactaaaccaccctataaataccctcaagTTCTAAACGAAGAGGGGACACTTCACCAGAAAAAACTCCCTTCCACGTCatttgacttgatcgtcggaggggtcgggctgagcttccgacccgacctgtgtgcaagaaCGAAGGCGAGGTCGCACATTCGCCACGCTGCGCGGAGGCTTCACCCCCGCGCTGCATCCCATCCGGACAACCGCGACGGGCCACCTCGGCTGCCCCGAGGAGCGCCGCGCCGGATCCCCATGCATtccgacccgaaccaagccgcgtcggtcccgaggccacggcttactgTTGTTTCCCGCAACACGAGGTATTCATCCTCATCTTGGGATGAGGATGTACTCATCCTCTGAGTGTGTATTGATCTCATCATTTGTTCggttatttatataattttttatttttctatttctatctttatgataaaaaaattctttatttAAATCTCTTATCATAAATAAAATCCGCTGTGGCTCATAAAAAAATCCACCATTCTTtgtgttaaaaaaaataatttccatCACACAATCGCaagcttttatttattttctcacAAGTCAAAACATTATTCTTGTAGTTTGTCATCACAAGCCCACAACATTAATTGCCATAACAATCTCTTATCCAATAATCTTGACACATACTACTTAGGTGGTGAGAACCGGCAGGATGTAGGCCGACTTGGTTCCCAGAACACGGCCGCGCGTGTCGGGAAAGAACTCGAAGCCCGGCAGCTGCGTGATGCTGCCGTCGTATGTGACGCCGATGGGATAGGGAAGAAGATGGCCGGGGAGGTCACCGTCCTGCCGCTCGCCGGTGAAGAGGTCCCAGTACAGCTCGGCGATATTGTTCACCTTCTGCACGCAATGCAGGCTCTCCGGGTGGAGGAAGTCGTCGTCGAGCACGCCGAGGTGCTCGTACCAGAGCGCCATACGGAAGCCATGGATCTGCCCCCTCGCCGGCTCCGTCGTCGACAGATGGTACGGCTGGTACGCCCCCATGACGATCTCGGAGTCCCTTCCTCCGTCCATCGACCGCTGGTTGATGTTGGCCGACCCGCATATGATGTACTCGTCGTCAACTGAAACACAGCATCGGAGACGAGCAACGTAGATTAGGAGGATGTGGAGAAATCAGACTCGTCGCGAGTGAATCGCTGCTACCGCGGTTTCACCTATCATCAGCTTGCTGTGAACGTAGATCATGAATCGCCTCGCCTCCTGAGATCTCATGTAGTTGGTGTCCGGTTTCGGATGCTCCCGAGGCTCGTGTTCCCCGCTCCTCTTCACCTCCCTGTTTCCCAAGCAGAAGAAGTTGAGGTACTCCTCGGGGTTGGCTTCCACTCCCTTGGCTCGGAGCGCTTGCGCGACGTCGGTGTACATCATCTCCATCGTCCTCCGCTGCCAGTCCAAGATGGCTTGGCCTTGCCCCAGCTCCGGCGCGCCCTCCGGCCACATGGGCATGACCACATAGACGGCGAAGCGCTCCCCGGCTTCGATCTTGCTAGCGATCTTCAGCGACAGCTCCTTGGGGATCAGATGCAGCGCGCCGATGTCCTTGGGCTCGATGTCGTCGGCCTTCCACCCGAAGGAGCTCCCGATCAAGTACTGGTTCTCGATGTAGATGAAGTTCTTGGCCCTACGAATGGCGTGGATGTACGCGTCCTGAACGCTGCGGTCGATGACGTTGTCCTTCCCGCTGACGAGCCCGACCGCGGCGGCATCCTCCGGGGACTCGGGGAAGCCGAAGGCGGCGCTGGCGTCGATGGACCGGAACAGCTGAACAGTCCACGTGTCTCTGTGCTCGGGGAACATGACGGAAGACGGGGGGATGATGATGTCGGACAGATCGGTGAGCCGCAGGAGAATATCCTTGCCTCCCTGTTTCCTCCACCTCTGCTCGAAGTTGAACAGCACGTCCCAGGCGGCGGGGCCTTCGATCCGGGTGTGGGAGTCGTGCCACGGCTCCCGCGGGCCGCCTCGCTCCAAGGACGCGTCGTCGAAGTTGGGCTGATGGAAGTCGTTGCGGTGCTCCGCGGCCAACGTCCTGAACAGAGAGTGGAACTGCATGTCGTACCTCCCGTCGCAGAGGTCGATGCCGCCGACGAAGCTGACGATCTGCCGCATCGTGGAGTTCCCGTTGGGCATCGCGTGGTCGACGATGACGGTCTTCTGATGATGGGTGAACATGTAGAGGACCTTCACATCCTCAACGAGGCTGTCGCCCAGATCGGGATCCCGGCCGGACAAGACACAGTGCACATCGCTGCCTTCGAAGAAACGGAAGGTGTCCTCGCAGTGGGTGTCCATGATGCCCCCGTAGTGCACCGATCCGAGTCCCAACGCCGTCCTGTCGTGCCAGATGAGTATGAGCACCCGAACGCCTTGGCTCGCCTTCCTCTTGAGCAGCTCTCCGAGAGTGACGTCGCCTTCAGGCTTCGGCCGCCGGGGGTCTCTCACCAACGTGATCTCGGTGTACACGGACCACCCCGTGATGTAGATCAGGTGCTGGGCGTCCTGAATGGCGTCGAAGATGTCCTCCCAGCATCGGTGGGCCTCGAACTGCTTGCCATCCGCGAGCGGAATCCTGGGAAAGAAGCCGTCGGAGGAGTGCGTGTCCTGGTACAGCGTCACTCTGCAGCCCGGCCTCTGAGAGAAGAACGTGTGGGGGACGCCCGGGTAGCGAATACTTAGCACGCCCCTTCCCCAGTTGGGATCCATGTCGGCCGCGACGAAGCGGAGACTGACATGGATCGCAGGTCCGCCACGGAGAGGACGGCGGTCCTCGTCGAGAATCTCGAGCCACCGGTCGACCTCTGCACAGCCGAGGAGCTCCTCGGTGGACAAAGACGCCCTTCCGACCACTCTGGCTCCGATCGGCTCCTCGAGCTTGACGGTGAAGACCACGTTGGCGGCCGTGTGGGCGCAGTAGATGTGGAAGGACTCGTTCCAGCGGGGATTCCCGTGGTGCCCCGTGATCACCCTCGTCTGACCAAGTCGGGCCATCTCGATGTCGATCGTCGCGTAGAACCTGCTCCACCCCTTTCCGAAACTCACCGTCTTTTCGACGGCCTCGACGAGCTGCATGCAGCGTTAATCCAACATGAAAGGAAGCAaaaggaagggaagggaagaaggATTCAGTTAGCTCAGGCACCTCGCGGACGAACTTGGGAACACGGCGGGTGATTCTGCACCGGTCGGACACCGACGTCGCCTCAAAAATCGTAGCATGCAGAACTCCATGCAGCAAGAACTGCGACATCGCTTGCTTGCTTGTTGACAGACTCAGAAAGAAAGAACGACAACGTGAGcggagaatctctctctctctctctatctgtctatatatctctatctatctatatatctatCTCGTAACAACGGAGAACACACAAAACATGACAAAGATTACCGTGCAACCAAAAAGCGTtcatgcttttggagtagatacTTACATGTCAACATCGATGATGAGGATGCATCTCTTCTAGCGAAGCCATGGATGAAGTGGTGGAAACATTGGCAGACACACGAATCCTCCAACTGCAGGTCAGACGGACGCTTTACACTGGTGGATATGCATGGCGGAGATTGAAGAGCAGAAGACTGCTATCGCTCATCACCCAATTCTCATAGCGCAGGTTCTTCCTATGGTGCTGCCACTCTAATTGTTTGCCATTTGTCGCCATCATCAACTGTCGCCCACCACATCATACGGTCACAAAAGCAACTTGATGATATCCCCAACCGTTGGTCTGATGTTAAAGAAAGCTAATATATTGGTCTTGACATCCTATTCTATTGATTATTGTACTTGTGCATTCTTTAGTGCAATTGATATTTCTTcctagttatttttatttttttaaaaataaaattaattctcATATGgtaatttttttagtatttattttttatttttattttactaaaaAAGAAATCTATTATTGCTTCTACAAAAATTGCCCCTAGCATCAAACACATGCCTTCATATACTTGCACCCAACTAAGAATGGGTCACCAGTATCACTTCTAATAACAAAATCAATATTTCTCTCACATTAACTCTTTAATAGAGTCATCACAATTCAACTTAACCACCCCACCTGAGGGCAGGTTCAAGAAAtataatatgaaattttttttatgcataatGCAATCAAGTAATTTGACCTCGTCATTAGGGAGGATTGCTGCTATTGTTCTATATAAAATCTTACAAAGAAAGGAGATAACTtaattaaaaatcatatcatttctTACACATCAAATATACCAAAGGCCAATAATCAAAGCATCTATCTAAGCCATCCTCATCAAGCCATTTACGACTCACTCGATCCACACAGAAGGAAAAGTTCACCTCAAATTTGGCTTCAAAGAGATGCCATAAAGAAATAGAGAAGGGACATCGAAAGAAACCATGATGGATGGATTCAACAACAAAATCACAGAAAGGGCAAGAATCATGTATGCAAATATCAAATCgagataaaagattaaaaaaaaaaaggtagtgTAAAAACTTCCGAGTTCAAGTTTTACCGATCATATGGTTTTGATGAAGAGTTTTTTCATGCGATTGTTTGTCTACAATGGAGGTGATTCGACTTGTCTTATGGAGTTCGTTGATATCATAAGCATAATCAATGGAACTAAGCTTGTTAGAGTATGAGATTGAAGGTTGGTGGTGCTCCCTCCACCGTGTGGCTATTTCTGTAAAGCAAAACAAATGTAGAAGGTTTTCGACGATACTACTTAGATGTTTGTCTAAGCTAATTTGAAGTCTTGTAAGCACTACAACTCCAAGATCCCTAGGTGAGAAGGCAGTGAGGGGACTAATTGCGA contains the following coding sequences:
- the LOC103990011 gene encoding phospholipase D alpha 1-like, whose translation is MSQFLLHGVLHATIFEATSVSDRCRITRRVPKFVRELVEAVEKTVSFGKGWSRFYATIDIEMARLGQTRVITGHHGNPRWNESFHIYCAHTAANVVFTVKLEEPIGARVVGRASLSTEELLGCAEVDRWLEILDEDRRPLRGGPAIHVSLRFVAADMDPNWGRGVLSIRYPGVPHTFFSQRPGCRVTLYQDTHSSDGFFPRIPLADGKQFEAHRCWEDIFDAIQDAQHLIYITGWSVYTEITLVRDPRRPKPEGDVTLGELLKRKASQGVRVLILIWHDRTALGLGSVHYGGIMDTHCEDTFRFFEGSDVHCVLSGRDPDLGDSLVEDVKVLYMFTHHQKTVIVDHAMPNGNSTMRQIVSFVGGIDLCDGRYDMQFHSLFRTLAAEHRNDFHQPNFDDASLERGGPREPWHDSHTRIEGPAAWDVLFNFEQRWRKQGGKDILLRLTDLSDIIIPPSSVMFPEHRDTWTVQLFRSIDASAAFGFPESPEDAAAVGLVSGKDNVIDRSVQDAYIHAIRRAKNFIYIENQYLIGSSFGWKADDIEPKDIGALHLIPKELSLKIASKIEAGERFAVYVVMPMWPEGAPELGQGQAILDWQRRTMEMMYTDVAQALRAKGVEANPEEYLNFFCLGNREVKRSGEHEPREHPKPDTNYMRSQEARRFMIYVHSKLMIVDDEYIICGSANINQRSMDGGRDSEIVMGAYQPYHLSTTEPARGQIHGFRMALWYEHLGVLDDDFLHPESLHCVQKVNNIAELYWDLFTGERQDGDLPGHLLPYPIGVTYDGSITQLPGFEFFPDTRGRVLGTKSAYILPVLTT